The genomic DNA GAATCTGTTTTTGATCCCTCTGCCCTCGTAAAGATCTTCCATAATGAGAAAGGGTCAGAGAGAACTCGTGAATTAATTTTAAATGCACAAAATAATCTCTATATACTGGATATTGCGCAAATTGAATATTATAGTGCAATATTTCGACGATATCGTAATCATGAGTTGTCAAAAAAATCATTGAATATCGCTATATCTGGATTTGAAAAAGAAATATCTCATTATTATATTGAGCCGACAACACCGCTGGTGATTAAAGAAGCCCAAAACCTCATATTTTCATATGGAGAAAAATCTGACCTTCGAACCCTTGATTCAATTCATCTGGCAGCATTTTCATTAATTTCAAGTGAAGATTGGATCTTTGTTTGTTGTGACTCTATACTGTCATGTGTTGCAGAAGAAAGTCAATTTACCGTTTTAAATCCAATACAACAAGAAAATATAGGTTTTAACCATGAGTGAATATCCATTTACCGTACCGTTTATCTGAATAATCCAGAAAAGTATTCCAAATCAATTCATGAAGATCATATCAATCGTCGGTGCCAGGCCAGAGTTTATTAAATGTGCCCCGGTATCCAGGGAGCTTCGAAAAAACCACCGGGAGGTATTAGTCCATACCGGACAGCATTATGACCCGGAGATGTCTGACATCCTCTTCGAGGAACTTGAGATACCAAAACCTGATTACCACCTCTGGGTTGGTTCAGGACCACATGGGAAGCAGACCGGTGAATGCCTCGCGAAGATCGAAGAAGTCCTGATCAAGGAGCAGCCGGTTCTTGTCCTAGTGTATGGTGATACCAACTCGACTCTGGCCGGAGGGCTGGCTGTAGTAAAATTCAACATTCCGGTTGTCCATCTGGAGACTGACTTCTGATTTTTGACAGGACTACTGGAAGAGGAGGTATATTTGGTGAGCACTACTCTTATGATACCATCTTACAATACATAAGATAATAAATTATTTAGAACCGGTGAGTTTGTGAAAACAATAATTATTCCAATCCCAATAACATATCTGCCTGAGGGCTATTACCTTGTAACGAGTGATGTACTCCCTGGATTAATTGCACAAGGTAATAATATTGATGAAACTATTGAGATAGCTGAAGATGTGGCACGAAACCTGATTTCCATTGAATTAGAAGAGAACAGAAGAGAGGCCCTCGAAACAGATCCGGAATCAACGTATCTTTTAGATATTCATGTCCCAATTCCTGTATCTGTATGACACGAATACCACGGTATCAATCAAAAGAGGTGGTCCGTAAGGTGATGAAAGTGGGATATATCTTAAAACGACATGGAAAAGGGTCTCATGATATTTATTATACTCCTAACCGGGCTCGCTCTAGACCCCTAGAGGAGAGATATGAAAATTGATTTTTCATGTATAATTTAGATGAAAGTAGAATCACAAAATAAAACCAATGGGTATCGCAATGATCCCAATGATAAAAACCTGTACATCGTATCATGAAAAAAAGATATCTGTTCAGATTGGAATAGAGTATTATGGTGAAAGCGGAAGTTTCACAAAATAATTAGATATGTGATAAAATAACCGGATTTTCAGATGGAACAGAAGTCGAAGTCTCAAGAAACCCACATAAACCAATTCGGGATTTGTTCCATGGCTGCCTTCAAATTGATGATATTCAGGTTATCGAGGAGATTGCTGAATCGGATGAATTGTCATATTATTGGTGATATTCCGGATAATTTCATGTTATTGATATGTCTGATTTTTCCCTGAAATTCACTTCCTTTTCAGGGAAAAGGAGACGAGTATTACTAAAGTTTTTTGAAAAAAGGTTAAAGGTGCAGGTTACGACAGATCCTAATTGGATACAAAGTAAAAAATACTATGCATTTCTAAATCTTAATTTAAACATGACTATTATTTCTGAACAACAGACAGAT from Methanospirillum hungatei JF-1 includes the following:
- a CDS encoding type II toxin-antitoxin system VapC family toxin, producing the protein MISSRLEKNGYESVFDPSALVKIFHNEKGSERTRELILNAQNNLYILDIAQIEYYSAIFRRYRNHELSKKSLNIAISGFEKEISHYYIEPTTPLVIKEAQNLIFSYGEKSDLRTLDSIHLAAFSLISSEDWIFVCCDSILSCVAEESQFTVLNPIQQENIGFNHE
- a CDS encoding type II toxin-antitoxin system HicB family antitoxin, whose translation is MKTIIIPIPITYLPEGYYLVTSDVLPGLIAQGNNIDETIEIAEDVARNLISIELEENRREALETDPESTYLLDIHVPIPVSV